One window of the Pyxicephalus adspersus chromosome 5, UCB_Pads_2.0, whole genome shotgun sequence genome contains the following:
- the LOC140331633 gene encoding LOW QUALITY PROTEIN: metalloreductase STEAP4-like (The sequence of the model RefSeq protein was modified relative to this genomic sequence to represent the inferred CDS: substituted 1 base at 1 genomic stop codon): MKHICHLLTMETNGTNLTPLNSDFTEKNNSICILGTGDFGRSLGYKLLQCGFHVIFGSRNPAKASLLLRGVEVLGHAEAAQKCPIIIVAVQRDHYDPFLKELEDVLDGKVIVDISNNLKIDQYPESNAEYLAQMLPGAKVVKAFNTVSAWSLQSGTLDASRQVFVCSDDNAAKQKVIDIVRAIGLTPQDKGSLLAAKEIENYPLQLFPMWRLPIYLCAGLTVLVFIYCVIXDVIYSAAVLEKDVSFRMAISIPNKVFPIVSLMLLALVYLPGVFAAIIQLYRGTKYSRFPNWLDRWMLCRKQLGLVALSYAFLHAIYTLVIPIRYYVRHRIATNTIAQARGNETSPFQTVMAWRTDLYIALGILGFFFYVLLGITSLPSVSNAVNWREFRFVQSKLGYLTLVLCTGHAFVFGWNKFLNVASFRWSIPPAYTLSLVIPCIVLILKFVLIIPCVDNRITKIRQGWERHSTAQADKKFKNGDIAL, encoded by the exons aCAATGGAAACCAACGGAACCAACCTGACCCCCCTAAACTCAGATTTCACAGAAAAGAACAACAGCATTTGTATTCTTGGAACTGGAGACTTTGGCAGATCACTTGGATATAAATTGCTACAATGTGGCTTCCATGTTATATTTGGGAGCAGAAACCCTGCAAAGGCCAGCTTGCTCCTCAGGGGAGTGGAAGTGCTTGGCCATGCCGAGGCAGCACAAAAATGCCCAATAATCATTGTAGCCGTACAGAGGGATCATTATGACCCTTTTCTCAAGGAACTTGAGGATGTTTTGGATGGAAAAGTCATAGTGGACATCAGTAACAACCTAAAGATAGACCAATACCCAGAATCCAATGCGGAATATCTTGCCCAGATGTTACCAGGGGCTAAAGTTGTCAAGGCGTTTAACACAGTGTCAGCGTGGTCTTTGCAGTCTGGAACCTTGGATGCCAGCAGACAG GTCTTTGTGTGCTCAGATGACAATGCAGCCAAACAGAAGGTAATAGACATTGTGCGCGCCATTGGGTTGACACCTCAAGATAAAGGATCATTATTGGCAGCTAAAGAAATAGAGaattatcctctccagcttttccCGATGTGGAGGCTCCCCATCTACCTATGCGCAGGACTAACCGTGCTCGTGTTTATTTACTGCGTAATTTAAGACGTCATCTACTCTGCGGCTGTCCTTGAAAAAGATGTCTCTTTCCGAATGGCCATCTCCATTCCCAACAAAGTCTTTCCCATAGTCTCGCTCATGTTGTTGGCCTTGGTGTACCTTCCAGGTGTGTTTGCTGCTATTATTCAACTGTACCGTGGGACGAAGTACAGTCGCTTCCCCAATTGGCTGGACCGATGGATGCTGTGTAGGAAGCAATTAGGATTGGTTGCTTTGTCCTACGCCTTTCTCCATGCCATTTATACTCTGGTGATTCCAATTCGATATTATGTAAGGCACAGAATAGCGACCAATACCATCGCTCAG GCCAGGGGCAATGAAACCAGCCCCTTCCAAACGGTCATGGCTTGGAGGACAGACTTATACATAGCTCTGGGAATTTTGGGATTCTTCTTCTATGTTCTCTTAGGAATAACATCATTACCATCTGTTAGCAACGCTGTCAACTGGAGAGAATTCCGCTTTGTCCAG tCTAAACTCGGCTACCTCACCCTGGTGCTATGCACAGGCCACGCATTTGTATTTGGCTGGAACAAGTTCCTGAATGTGGCTTCATTCCGATGGTCTATTCCCCCTGCCTATACACTGTCTCTGGTCATCCCGTGTATCGTGCTGATCCTCAAATTCGTTCTCATAATCCCATGTGTTGATAATCGGATTACCAAAATACGGCAGGGCTGGGAAAGACATTCCACAGCTCAAGCAGATAAGAAGTTTAAAAATGGTGATATTGCTTTATAA